In the genome of Candidatus Thermoplasmatota archaeon, the window GGAACCGTTTCCTTCATCGGTACAGTGCGAAACAAATCAGACGGAATGAAGGTGACTCGAATGGAGCTCGAGGCGGCAACGGACCTAGCCGAGGCGGACCTGAAGAGGATCGCCAAAGAGTCAGCCAAGAGGTTCGACTTGGTCAAAGTAGCCGTCCATCACAGGATAGGTAGGCTGAAGGTCGGGGATGTCATAGTCGTGATAGCCGTCAGCGCGCCCCACAGGGTGGACGCTTTCAATGCCTGCAGGTTCGTCATAGATGAGCTGAAGAAGACGACCCCAATATGGAAGAAAGAGTTCAGCGGCTCAAGGCGCAGATGGGTAGAGGGAGGAGTCTGAGAGCATGGCTAGGATGGTGGACATCGGTGACAAGGATGTGGTCAAGAGGACCGCGGCAGCTGAAGGGCATATCGTGTTGAAGACATCGACCCTGGAAGCTATCAGGGCAATGAGGATCAACAAAGGGGACGTCTTGTCCCTGTCCAAGCTGGCAGGCATACAGGCGGCGAAGGCAACCGCAGTGATACTCCCTCTCTGTCATCAGATACCT includes:
- a CDS encoding molybdenum cofactor biosynthesis protein MoaE, which translates into the protein MDVQVKVTSRQVIVERVLRWVSSGSAGGTVSFIGTVRNKSDGMKVTRMELEAATDLAEADLKRIAKESAKRFDLVKVAVHHRIGRLKVGDVIVVIAVSAPHRVDAFNACRFVIDELKKTTPIWKKEFSGSRRRWVEGGV